One bacterium genomic region harbors:
- a CDS encoding glycosyltransferase family 9 protein: protein MNKAKKKNIKKVCFIIGGGIGNIITFTPVLKKLNKELPQTQITILGNNIKVATEILETYPCDIKKIELSPKMSFYGILNILNDIRKEKFDLMILPSYPFRHRRAYQSIIKSSLFAVFSGAKYIIGDKRAPLSFLFYNIRIIPKGRNIVELNLSILEQLGFTLNKEDAKPELFFNFVEADKKMNSWIKQYDLTTKKLIVFHIGSGKGYYNRRWANDKWAELGDILIDKYKVSISFIGNKLESMEVQKIQNLMKQKTFNLAGELSLCETAKLIKISNLVVCTNSGPMHIAATLEVPSVVLMGPTLKEWWPSYSRTSIIVWKNKCNILCEGPCRRKENVCMTSITVKDVLKVIALQLKNKNE from the coding sequence ATGAATAAAGCCAAAAAGAAAAATATTAAAAAGGTGTGTTTTATAATTGGGGGCGGGATAGGGAATATAATAACTTTTACGCCTGTTCTTAAGAAACTAAATAAAGAGTTGCCTCAGACTCAAATTACAATATTGGGCAATAATATAAAAGTAGCAACAGAAATTTTAGAGACGTATCCTTGCGATATAAAAAAGATAGAGTTATCTCCTAAAATGTCTTTTTATGGAATTCTGAATATTTTAAACGATATAAGAAAAGAGAAGTTTGATTTAATGATTCTCCCTTCTTATCCTTTCCGTCATCGTCGCGCATATCAATCTATTATAAAGTCATCGTTATTTGCCGTTTTCTCAGGGGCAAAATACATAATTGGCGACAAGAGAGCACCCTTATCTTTTTTGTTTTACAATATAAGAATTATCCCAAAGGGACGAAATATAGTGGAATTAAATCTTTCAATATTGGAACAACTGGGATTTACTTTAAATAAAGAAGATGCAAAACCGGAATTATTTTTTAATTTCGTAGAAGCCGATAAAAAAATGAATTCATGGATTAAGCAATATGATTTAACCACAAAGAAATTGATTGTATTTCATATAGGTAGTGGAAAGGGATATTATAATCGCCGTTGGGCAAATGACAAATGGGCTGAATTAGGCGATATTTTAATTGACAAATACAAAGTTTCTATTTCATTTATAGGTAATAAGCTTGAATCGATGGAAGTACAAAAAATACAAAATCTAATGAAACAAAAAACTTTTAATCTTGCCGGAGAATTAAGTTTATGCGAAACAGCAAAATTAATAAAAATAAGTAATTTAGTAGTATGTACAAATTCTGGACCTATGCATATAGCCGCAACACTTGAAGTTCCATCTGTAGTTTTAATGGGGCCTACTCTTAAAGAATGGTGGCCATCTTATAGTAGAACGTCTATTATTGTCTGGAAAAACAAGTGTAATATTCTCTGCGAAGGACCTTGTAGACGTAAAGAAAACGTCTGCATGACATCGATTACGGTAAAAGATGTATTAAAGGTAATTGCCCTCCAGTTAAAAAACAAAAATGAATAA
- a CDS encoding DUF2341 domain-containing protein has product MNKGIRSLKVIILLFTMAISIHADWWDANWPYRRAITIDNSLNSDTLWNYSIKFNVTYETTMKSDFSDIRFVSYDSSILLPYWIQRYAISDSAVVWAKVPLIPALDTTKIYMYYGNSTATYAGTPDSLFDFFDDFSSNPNNNGKWGIHRYANDLYNECCWDSISGKFYLTRAAYSIGVAAFCNYTLNVKSWTMEFDYLIGENSGGADGIVAMFYKNKSVYGTPAYGGYLGFTLSNLTPVVGYGIEFDHWYNVWDNSNNHIALMKDTYSNHLTSIDDMRTEDNLWHSTFLNFQNGKVLLKVDKDTIINYNIVSPDYTYSGIGFSSSCGYAGNNNHIIDNVIIRKSTYLEPSISPDSEEMKIELPSFDYRTPSLCDVSTFNNVYGRYVTFTFKLNVNGNVSLVVYNLVGEKIRTLIENIPYSVGTHKYLWNLEIKPKTKITQGIYIYVLELKTVNKLVGRETNKIIVLK; this is encoded by the coding sequence ATGAATAAAGGTATACGATCGCTTAAAGTTATAATTCTTCTTTTTACAATGGCAATTTCTATTCATGCTGATTGGTGGGATGCAAACTGGCCATATAGGAGAGCAATAACAATAGATAATTCCTTGAACTCGGATACTCTATGGAATTATTCCATAAAATTTAATGTGACTTACGAAACAACTATGAAGTCTGATTTTTCAGATATCAGATTTGTAAGTTATGATTCATCAATTTTGCTCCCCTACTGGATTCAAAGATATGCAATTAGTGATTCTGCTGTAGTGTGGGCAAAAGTTCCCTTAATCCCTGCCCTTGATACTACAAAAATTTATATGTATTATGGAAATTCTACCGCAACTTATGCAGGAACCCCGGATTCCTTATTTGACTTTTTTGATGACTTTTCTTCGAATCCAAATAATAACGGAAAATGGGGAATACATAGATATGCAAACGATCTTTATAATGAATGCTGCTGGGATTCCATAAGCGGAAAATTTTATCTTACAAGAGCAGCTTATAGCATAGGAGTGGCTGCTTTTTGTAATTACACATTAAATGTAAAATCGTGGACAATGGAATTTGATTATTTAATAGGCGAAAACTCTGGAGGCGCAGACGGCATTGTAGCAATGTTTTATAAAAATAAAAGTGTTTATGGCACTCCGGCTTATGGAGGTTACCTTGGCTTTACGTTATCAAATTTAACTCCCGTTGTTGGTTATGGAATTGAATTTGACCACTGGTATAATGTTTGGGACAATTCAAATAATCATATTGCTTTAATGAAAGATACTTACAGTAATCATCTTACTTCTATTGACGATATGCGGACAGAAGATAACTTATGGCATAGCACTTTTCTGAATTTTCAGAATGGCAAAGTATTATTGAAAGTGGATAAGGATACCATTATAAATTATAATATTGTAAGCCCTGATTATACCTACAGCGGCATAGGATTCAGTTCTTCCTGTGGATATGCAGGAAATAATAATCATATCATTGATAATGTTATAATCCGGAAATCTACTTATCTTGAACCATCTATATCTCCGGATTCTGAGGAAATGAAAATAGAATTGCCTTCTTTTGACTATAGAACTCCAAGTTTATGCGATGTGTCTACTTTTAATAATGTATATGGAAGATATGTTACTTTTACTTTTAAGTTAAATGTCAATGGCAATGTCTCTCTTGTTGTATATAATCTTGTTGGAGAAAAGATACGGACACTGATTGAAAATATACCTTATTCTGTTGGAACCCATAAGTATTTGTGGAATCTAGAAATCAAGCCCAAGACAAAGATAACTCAAGGTATATATATTTATGTTTTAGAATTAAAAACAGTAAATAAACTTGTGGGTAGGGAAACTAATAAAATAATAGTTTTGAAATAA
- a CDS encoding YfhO family protein, with amino-acid sequence MKKKKDKERETINMSWKSIPLSMLNKILIGILLLLPLIFFAPLLSGQKMMGGSDWLLAGYSSRHWLADCIRLYHRPPLWDPLAFGGLPTGNSYTLYNLWFNIFPTHIAWTYIFVLGMFLAGLGVYLYLKEIKLSLYSAFLGALIYMGSGSVLSTTSPGHDGKLLATALVPFVFLFLHKGLTKHKFLDFLLAGAIGGIAAVNAHFQLVYYSVIALAFYFVFHLIWQRKENKAKGTFKLISYAFCALLLAAGLLAIQYLPTFAGIEWGARGGERGYKFATSWALPISELWDLITPHFSGLLDNYWGENYFKLDTQYLGILPLILALFTIIFMIKNSYVRFFTGLAVVAIIFALGGHTPFYHIPYAILPGIKKFRGPAMSFYLVAFSISVLASIGIQNLIEEQNTKAKIQKRVPLYLGIMFGIIAVLAIIFSAGKESILEYFKSHFGPIFTGEYGAQMSQYKLQNLYKNYPVFLEGLGKAVFLAALNCVLIFLLYAKKLKLPIGIALVGGLLIFDQWSIEKQFLKIVPHPSEYYAADDMVGTLISENIPDYSYRVFPLLYDHTTDGYLCIHGIQSVGGYVSNPGERYQKFIGADNSVMFTPPNLVRYKNLLDILNVKYVFSAWLPEDLTPYPENTRQMIENFKLGFLGQWGIDFRDFHNSFIIDYKTPDGKAVYRNESALPRALLVHNFEILSKTSALERLKQPDFNPRTTVVLEEQLVKQVSPPQLSDSNIQNLETVKIDEYTPNKIICTANLAIPGFLVLSENWHPDWKVYVDGKKDKLYVADYILRGVQLDKGAHKIEFVYDSFYFKLGALISLLASLLFVVIIIIKIRSIRLK; translated from the coding sequence ATGAAAAAGAAAAAAGATAAAGAGCGTGAGACTATAAATATGTCATGGAAAAGCATACCTTTAAGTATGCTTAATAAAATACTAATAGGGATTCTTCTTTTATTGCCGCTAATATTTTTTGCGCCCTTACTTTCCGGGCAAAAAATGATGGGTGGTTCGGACTGGCTGCTTGCAGGATATTCTTCCCGTCATTGGCTTGCCGATTGCATTCGACTTTATCATCGCCCTCCCTTATGGGACCCTCTGGCTTTTGGAGGACTACCTACGGGAAATTCGTATACTTTATATAACTTATGGTTTAATATTTTTCCGACCCACATTGCATGGACATACATATTTGTTTTAGGGATGTTTCTTGCAGGTTTGGGCGTATATTTATACTTAAAAGAGATTAAATTATCTCTTTATTCTGCTTTCCTCGGGGCGCTTATTTATATGGGGTCGGGGTCCGTTTTATCTACAACTTCTCCCGGGCACGATGGGAAACTTCTTGCTACCGCGCTTGTCCCATTTGTTTTTCTATTTTTACACAAAGGACTTACGAAACATAAATTTTTAGACTTTCTTCTTGCTGGTGCAATTGGAGGCATTGCCGCTGTTAATGCCCATTTTCAACTTGTTTATTATTCAGTCATAGCGCTTGCATTTTACTTTGTTTTTCATCTTATCTGGCAAAGGAAAGAGAATAAAGCTAAAGGGACTTTTAAACTTATATCTTATGCGTTTTGTGCATTATTACTTGCAGCGGGATTATTGGCAATACAATACCTGCCAACATTTGCAGGCATAGAATGGGGCGCAAGAGGGGGGGAAAGAGGCTACAAATTCGCTACTTCCTGGGCACTGCCAATTTCCGAGTTGTGGGATTTAATAACTCCTCATTTTTCAGGTTTGTTAGACAATTATTGGGGAGAAAATTACTTCAAACTGGATACTCAGTACTTAGGCATATTACCTCTAATACTTGCGTTGTTCACTATAATTTTTATGATTAAAAATTCTTATGTGAGGTTTTTTACAGGTTTAGCTGTTGTTGCCATAATATTTGCTCTTGGTGGGCATACTCCTTTTTATCATATCCCATATGCGATATTGCCCGGGATAAAAAAATTCCGTGGCCCTGCTATGAGTTTTTATTTAGTGGCTTTTAGCATTTCTGTCCTTGCAAGTATCGGGATACAAAATTTAATAGAAGAACAAAATACAAAAGCTAAAATACAGAAACGAGTTCCTCTTTATTTAGGAATAATGTTCGGGATAATTGCTGTATTAGCAATAATTTTTTCTGCCGGAAAAGAATCTATCTTAGAATATTTTAAATCTCATTTTGGGCCTATTTTTACGGGTGAATATGGCGCCCAAATGTCTCAATACAAACTCCAGAACCTTTATAAAAATTATCCTGTTTTTCTTGAAGGGTTGGGAAAAGCTGTTTTTCTTGCGGCATTGAATTGCGTACTCATTTTCCTTCTTTATGCAAAAAAATTAAAATTGCCGATAGGAATAGCTTTAGTTGGAGGACTTCTTATTTTTGACCAGTGGAGCATAGAAAAACAGTTTTTAAAAATAGTCCCCCATCCTTCGGAATATTATGCGGCAGATGATATGGTAGGAACGCTTATCTCTGAAAATATTCCTGATTATTCTTATCGCGTATTCCCTCTTTTGTATGATCATACGACAGACGGTTATTTATGTATTCACGGTATTCAAAGCGTAGGCGGGTATGTCTCCAATCCGGGTGAGCGGTATCAAAAATTTATCGGAGCGGATAATAGCGTAATGTTTACTCCACCCAATTTGGTGAGATATAAAAACTTACTGGATATCTTAAATGTAAAATATGTTTTCTCTGCCTGGTTGCCGGAGGATTTGACTCCATATCCTGAAAACACCCGACAAATGATAGAAAACTTTAAACTGGGTTTTTTAGGGCAATGGGGAATTGACTTCAGAGATTTTCATAACAGTTTTATCATTGACTATAAAACTCCTGATGGTAAAGCAGTTTACAGAAATGAATCTGCGCTTCCTCGTGCATTACTTGTTCACAACTTTGAGATTCTTTCGAAAACTTCTGCCCTTGAAAGACTAAAACAACCTGACTTTAATCCCAGAACTACCGTTGTTTTAGAAGAACAACTTGTAAAACAAGTTTCACCCCCCCAATTATCAGACTCAAATATTCAGAATTTAGAAACAGTAAAAATAGATGAATATACTCCAAATAAAATTATATGTACTGCAAATCTTGCCATTCCAGGATTTCTTGTTTTGTCGGAAAACTGGCATCCGGACTGGAAAGTTTATGTAGATGGCAAAAAAGACAAACTATATGTTGCAGATTATATTTTACGAGGAGTTCAGTTGGATAAGGGAGCGCACAAAATTGAGTTCGTATACGATTCTTTCTATTTTAAGTTAGGCGCGCTTATTTCTTTGCTTGCATCCTTACTTTTTGTTGTTATAATCATTATTAAAATTAGAAGCATACGATTAAAATGA
- a CDS encoding acyl-CoA dehydrogenase family protein, whose protein sequence is MNYCISEREEHVKATAQKIAKEKIIPQRELLDEKKEFPHEIVKELTDTGMFRLFIPKAYGGDGGGDTELCIIVEEIGKACAAVATTYAASALAATPIILFGSENQKMKYLSKIAQGNLASFCLTEPSAGSDAGGIQTRAIKENDFYIINGAKQWITNGGEAEVYVVFAATNPSRGARGLSAFIVEKETPGISFGKIEDKLGIRASCTREVIFENCKVPAENLIGKEGVGFIVAMRTFDHTRPGVGALAVGIAQGALDELIAYAKQIKAPLSLFEQIAELYTKVEAARALVYSTARYLDSGAKDVSMYSSMSKLFPSEVAMEVTSKVIELFGVFGCRKKYAVEKIMRDAKITQIYEGTNEIQKLIIANAIAK, encoded by the coding sequence ATGAATTATTGCATTTCTGAGAGAGAAGAGCATGTAAAAGCTACTGCTCAAAAAATTGCGAAAGAGAAGATAATTCCTCAACGAGAACTTCTCGATGAAAAAAAAGAGTTTCCCCATGAAATCGTGAAAGAACTAACTGATACGGGAATGTTTAGATTGTTTATTCCAAAAGCCTATGGCGGGGATGGTGGAGGAGACACAGAACTGTGCATTATAGTTGAGGAAATTGGGAAAGCTTGCGCGGCAGTGGCAACAACTTATGCGGCAAGCGCACTTGCAGCTACTCCTATAATACTTTTTGGGAGTGAAAATCAAAAAATGAAATACCTGTCAAAAATAGCACAGGGAAACTTGGCTAGTTTTTGTCTTACGGAACCTTCTGCCGGTTCAGATGCGGGAGGCATACAAACAAGAGCAATAAAAGAAAACGACTTTTATATTATAAATGGAGCAAAACAATGGATAACTAATGGCGGAGAAGCTGAAGTTTACGTTGTGTTTGCGGCTACTAATCCTTCAAGAGGAGCAAGAGGATTATCTGCTTTTATTGTGGAAAAAGAAACCCCCGGAATAAGTTTCGGTAAAATAGAAGATAAGCTTGGCATTAGAGCAAGTTGCACAAGAGAAGTAATATTTGAAAATTGTAAAGTCCCGGCGGAAAATCTCATAGGAAAAGAAGGTGTCGGATTTATAGTTGCTATGAGGACTTTTGATCATACAAGGCCCGGGGTAGGCGCATTAGCCGTTGGAATAGCGCAAGGGGCATTAGATGAGTTAATCGCTTATGCAAAACAAATTAAAGCCCCATTGTCTTTGTTTGAACAAATAGCAGAGTTATATACAAAAGTAGAAGCGGCGAGAGCGCTTGTATATTCAACTGCAAGATATTTAGATTCAGGAGCAAAAGATGTTTCGATGTATTCCTCTATGTCAAAGTTATTTCCTTCGGAAGTGGCAATGGAAGTAACTTCAAAAGTAATAGAATTGTTTGGCGTTTTCGGATGCAGAAAAAAATATGCAGTAGAAAAAATAATGAGAGATGCAAAAATTACACAGATTTATGAAGGAACTAACGAAATCCAAAAATTAATTATAGCAAATGCAATTGCAAAATGA
- the ispF gene encoding 2-C-methyl-D-erythritol 2,4-cyclodiphosphate synthase, with product MMRIGIGYDFHRLIEGRKFILGGITIPYNKGLLGHSDADVLLHSIGDAILGASGKRDIGFHFPDTDPKYKDISSCILLKEIMKITGAKITNIDSVVICESPKLSQYIPDIQNKIAELLNISVNCVSVKAKTNEGVGLIGKGEGVASYTVVLIS from the coding sequence ATTATGAGAATAGGCATAGGATACGATTTTCATAGACTCATAGAAGGTAGAAAATTTATTCTTGGAGGAATAACAATCCCATACAATAAAGGATTGTTGGGGCACTCCGATGCTGACGTATTACTTCATTCTATTGGGGATGCAATACTTGGTGCATCTGGGAAAAGAGATATTGGTTTCCATTTCCCTGATACTGACCCGAAATATAAAGATATATCCAGTTGTATTTTACTGAAAGAGATAATGAAAATTACGGGTGCGAAAATTACAAACATTGATTCGGTAGTAATCTGCGAGTCCCCGAAACTTTCTCAATATATCCCCGACATACAAAATAAAATTGCCGAATTACTAAATATTTCTGTGAACTGTGTTTCTGTAAAAGCAAAAACTAATGAAGGTGTTGGTTTGATTGGAAAAGGCGAGGGAGTTGCTTCTTACACAGTTGTCCTCATATCTTAA
- the speE gene encoding polyamine aminopropyltransferase: MNKNVWYKGSDYFSQDFCISFKVNSIIHKEKSKYQTIEIVDTPAFGKMLLLDGFIMTTDKDEKAYHEMLVHPAMTVHPDPKKVLVIGGGDGGTVREILKYPVNKITLVEIDKKVIETSKKFLPELSKGLNDPRVEVVIMDAAVYVKKAKEKYDIILVDSAGTRGPGVVLCEKEFLNNTIKNISPDIWVAQSESIFWGNDFRKTYSATLKKLFNIVRTYLTYISSYGGAWTFTFASDTLDPLIPRREAKGKLWYYNTVVHHAAFQLPEHLSKTKPENFSYFK, encoded by the coding sequence ATGAATAAGAATGTTTGGTATAAAGGGTCTGATTATTTTTCTCAGGATTTCTGCATAAGCTTTAAAGTTAATTCCATCATACATAAAGAAAAAAGCAAATATCAAACAATTGAAATAGTCGATACTCCCGCGTTTGGAAAAATGTTATTACTGGACGGATTTATTATGACAACTGATAAGGATGAAAAAGCTTATCATGAAATGCTGGTTCATCCTGCAATGACAGTTCATCCCGACCCTAAAAAAGTTCTGGTTATAGGCGGGGGAGATGGGGGGACAGTAAGAGAAATTCTGAAATATCCTGTAAATAAAATTACTCTTGTAGAAATAGATAAAAAAGTAATTGAGACATCAAAAAAGTTTCTCCCGGAATTAAGCAAGGGCCTCAATGACCCAAGAGTAGAAGTTGTTATTATGGATGCGGCCGTATATGTAAAAAAAGCAAAAGAAAAATATGACATAATATTGGTAGATTCTGCAGGTACAAGAGGTCCCGGCGTTGTGCTTTGCGAAAAAGAATTTTTAAACAATACGATAAAAAATATTTCTCCCGATATATGGGTAGCACAATCAGAATCCATTTTCTGGGGAAATGATTTTAGAAAAACATACTCCGCCACTTTAAAAAAATTATTTAATATTGTAAGAACATATCTTACCTATATATCAAGCTATGGTGGAGCATGGACATTCACCTTTGCTTCGGATACGCTTGACCCACTTATCCCAAGGCGGGAAGCAAAAGGAAAACTATGGTACTATAATACTGTTGTTCATCATGCAGCTTTTCAATTACCGGAACATCTATCAAAAACAAAACCTGAAAATTTTAGTTACTTTAAATAA
- the ispD gene encoding 2-C-methyl-D-erythritol 4-phosphate cytidylyltransferase: MAKNYSVIIAAAGEGKRINSPIPKPYILIKKYPIIIRTLKHFDRTKEIERIIIVTHKNWVNYCINLLKKYLPENKTGDKKYYVIKGGKERQDSVNEGLKLVNTEFVFVHDAVRPFIDSSLILNLIKSSKKYDAVIPVVPSINTLKEIKSGFVCKHLSRDKVYEVQTPQLFRTGILKSAYKKAYLDKFYATDDSALVERLGVKVKTIKGIKNNIKITNPQDLLYAGAILNAELQTTERAFATDNKHACLPVGRDFHG; this comes from the coding sequence ATGGCAAAAAACTATAGCGTGATAATCGCGGCAGCAGGTGAAGGGAAACGAATTAATTCTCCTATCCCCAAACCATATATCCTAATAAAGAAATATCCAATAATTATACGGACATTAAAACATTTTGATAGAACAAAAGAAATAGAAAGAATAATCATTGTTACTCATAAAAATTGGGTAAATTATTGTATTAACCTTCTGAAAAAATATCTACCCGAAAACAAGACTGGCGATAAAAAATATTATGTTATTAAGGGTGGAAAAGAGCGACAGGACTCTGTGAACGAAGGACTAAAACTTGTAAACACAGAGTTTGTCTTTGTTCACGATGCAGTAAGACCATTTATTGACTCGTCCCTTATATTAAACTTAATTAAATCAAGCAAAAAATACGATGCAGTAATTCCTGTGGTTCCTTCGATCAACACATTAAAAGAAATAAAATCCGGTTTTGTTTGCAAACATTTATCAAGAGATAAGGTTTATGAGGTTCAGACACCTCAATTGTTCAGAACAGGTATTTTAAAATCTGCCTACAAAAAGGCTTACCTTGATAAATTTTATGCTACGGATGATTCTGCCCTTGTAGAAAGGCTTGGCGTTAAAGTTAAAACTATCAAAGGAATAAAAAACAATATAAAAATTACTAACCCGCAAGACCTTTTGTACGCAGGAGCGATACTGAATGCGGAATTGCAGACAACAGAAAGAGCTTTTGCCACGGATAACAAACACGCCTGCCTGCCGGTAGGCAGGGATTTTCACGGATAA
- a CDS encoding polyprenol monophosphomannose synthase — protein MKNLIIIPTYNEIENIEKLLATIWSFVPDINLLIVDDNSPDGTGEYIKQLSNKDSRVHIIQRSGKMGLGSAYKEGFRYAIDKGYDYIFEMDADFSHSPAELPKFIEKMKEYDLVIGSRYATGISVINWPLSRLILSSFANIYARKMTGVPIKDLTAGFKCYSRKVLENLPLNRIKSDGYGFQIETVFWAYRKKFRLYELPIIFMDRAQGTSKMSKKIVWEAFWIVLKLRLLLILNPK, from the coding sequence ATGAAAAATCTTATTATTATACCTACCTATAATGAAATAGAGAATATAGAAAAGTTGCTTGCTACTATATGGTCATTTGTTCCGGATATCAATTTGCTTATAGTAGATGATAATTCTCCGGACGGAACAGGCGAATACATAAAACAGCTTTCTAACAAAGATTCAAGAGTTCATATTATCCAGCGTAGTGGTAAAATGGGATTAGGAAGTGCGTATAAAGAAGGATTTAGATACGCTATCGACAAAGGATATGACTATATTTTTGAAATGGATGCAGATTTTTCACATAGCCCTGCAGAACTTCCAAAATTTATCGAAAAAATGAAAGAATATGATTTAGTTATAGGGTCAAGATATGCAACGGGTATTTCCGTCATAAACTGGCCACTTTCACGCCTTATACTTTCGAGCTTTGCTAATATTTATGCAAGGAAAATGACAGGAGTTCCTATTAAAGATTTAACCGCCGGATTTAAGTGTTATTCTCGTAAAGTGTTGGAGAATCTTCCCCTTAACAGGATAAAGTCGGATGGTTATGGCTTTCAAATCGAGACAGTATTTTGGGCGTATCGCAAAAAATTTCGATTATACGAACTGCCGATTATATTTATGGACCGTGCGCAAGGTACATCAAAAATGTCTAAAAAGATTGTATGGGAAGCATTCTGGATTGTATTAAAACTTAGATTATTATTAATACTAAACCCTAAATAG